A genomic window from Melopsittacus undulatus isolate bMelUnd1 chromosome 7, bMelUnd1.mat.Z, whole genome shotgun sequence includes:
- the RWDD4 gene encoding RWD domain-containing protein 4 isoform X1, producing the protein MAANEDQEMELEALRSIYEGDVCFRELSPVSFQYRIGESGDPKAFLIEVSWPETYPQTAPVISMDAFFNNTISSAIKQSILDKLMVEVEANLGTAMTYTLFEYAKDNKEVFMENQPVNTVTSVSNSIAIGTPDVPASKKKDKKEHLSKTQKRKLADKTDNKGELPRGWNWVDVIKHLSKTGSKDDE; encoded by the exons ATGGCGGCCAACGAGGACCAGGAG ATGGAGCTGGAAGCGCTGCGCTCCATCTACGAGGGAGATGTGTGCTTCAGGGAGCTGAGCCCGGTGTCCTTCCAGTACAGG ATAGGTGAAAGTGGAGATCCCAAAGCATTTCTAATAGAAGTTTCTTGGCCAGAAACATATCCACAAACAGCACCAGTCATATCAATGGATGCTTTCTTCAACAACACAAT ATCTTCAGCAATTAAACAAAGTATATTGGATAAGTTGATGGTAGAAGTTGAAGCGAATCTTGGGACTGCTATGACATACACACTTTTTGAGTATGCCAAAGATAATAAAGAGGTGTTCATGGAAAATCAGCCTGTTAACACTGTG ACTTCAGTAAGCAATAGTATTGCAATTGGAACTCCTGATGTGCCAGCAagtaagaaaaaagacaaaaaggagCATTTATCCAAAACCCAGAAACGAAAACTAGCCGATAAAACAG ATAACAAAGGGGAGCTTCCGAGAGGATGGAACTGGGTGGATGTAATCAAG CAT TTAAGCAAAACTGGTTCTAAAGATGATGAATAA
- the RWDD4 gene encoding RWD domain-containing protein 4 isoform X2, with product MQIGESGDPKAFLIEVSWPETYPQTAPVISMDAFFNNTISSAIKQSILDKLMVEVEANLGTAMTYTLFEYAKDNKEVFMENQPVNTVTSVSNSIAIGTPDVPASKKKDKKEHLSKTQKRKLADKTDNKGELPRGWNWVDVIKHLSKTGSKDDE from the exons ATGCAA ATAGGTGAAAGTGGAGATCCCAAAGCATTTCTAATAGAAGTTTCTTGGCCAGAAACATATCCACAAACAGCACCAGTCATATCAATGGATGCTTTCTTCAACAACACAAT ATCTTCAGCAATTAAACAAAGTATATTGGATAAGTTGATGGTAGAAGTTGAAGCGAATCTTGGGACTGCTATGACATACACACTTTTTGAGTATGCCAAAGATAATAAAGAGGTGTTCATGGAAAATCAGCCTGTTAACACTGTG ACTTCAGTAAGCAATAGTATTGCAATTGGAACTCCTGATGTGCCAGCAagtaagaaaaaagacaaaaaggagCATTTATCCAAAACCCAGAAACGAAAACTAGCCGATAAAACAG ATAACAAAGGGGAGCTTCCGAGAGGATGGAACTGGGTGGATGTAATCAAG CAT TTAAGCAAAACTGGTTCTAAAGATGATGAATAA